A window of the Macrobrachium rosenbergii isolate ZJJX-2024 chromosome 43, ASM4041242v1, whole genome shotgun sequence genome harbors these coding sequences:
- the LOC136829045 gene encoding uncharacterized protein, translated as MKVRPETKFQEACDAIRKGDLSVRQAAFQYGFSKSTLHDAVTRKHIKKSGGQTILTNEEEAIIVDHLLTLSQWGFPLDMSDLRVLIKMYLQVDRRGVTIKRLKNNFPGCDWACSFLKQRMNQNIQVAGAKVTPSIIHSYFRHLEATIENIPPDNLINYNETNLSDDPGRKKVIIHRGCKYPERITNSTKSSVSLMFACTASGKILPPYVVYKAKHFYDLRTEGGPSNTRYNRTDSGWFDSTTPPQAEPNTSEASGASTSANSEVVTVRSALDAALVNMLSNYRYGPSTSTSARGKKKRSGQFPLEKV; from the exons ATGAAAGTAAGGCCTGAGACAAAATTTCAGGAGGCGTGTGATGCCATTAGAAAGGGCGATCTCAGTGTGCGACAAGCAGCATTCCAGTATGGCTTCTCTAAGAGCACTCTACATGATGCTGTCACaagaaaacacataaagaaatcTGGAGGACAAACTATATTAACAAATGAAGAAGAAGCCATCATAGTAGACCATTTACTTACTCTTTCACAGTGGGGCTTCCCTTTAGACATGTCTGACTTGCGTGTGCTAATCAAGATGTATCTACAGGTAGATAGGCGTGGTGTTACcattaaaagattaaagaataatTTCCCTGGTTGTGATTGGGCATGTTCATTTTTGAAGCAGCGCATGAACCAGAACATTCAAGTGGCCGGAGCAAAGGTCACTCCCAGTATCATTCATTCATACTTTAGACATTTGGAAGCAACCATTGAAAATATACCTCCTGATAACCTCATCAATTATAATGAAACAAATCTGTCAGATGACCCtggaaggaaaaaagttattattcaTAGAGGATGCAAATATCCTGAAAGGATAACGAATTCAACAAAGTCTTCAGTGTCACTAATGTTTGCTTGTACAGCATCTGGAAAAATACTTCCTCCATATGTAGTTTACAAAGCAAAGCACTTCTATGACTTGCGGACTGAAGGCGGACCTTCCAATACAAGATATAATCGTACTGATAGTGGGTGGTTTGACAGTACAAC GCCCCCTCAAGCTGAACCCAACACCAGTGAGGCAAGTGGTGCCAGTACTAGTGCTAATTCAGAGGTGGTAACAGTACGTTCTGCTCTTGATGCAGCCTTGGTTAACATGCTTTCAAATTATAGGTATGGTCCTTCTACTTCAACATCTGctcgtggtaaaaaaaaaagaagcggtCAGTTCCCCCTGGAAAAAGTGTGA